GCCCATGTCCTTCATGCGGTTGTTCTCCGGATCGTCGGAGGCCGGCTTGAAGGTCAGCGGGGTGATGGCGCGCGGGAAGGCGTTGTTGGCGAGATCGGCGTCGGCCGTCTCCCAGTTCGGATCGATCAGGGCGCTCTTGAGGGTCTTCGGCGTCACGAACTGCCAGGTCACCTGGCGGCTGTTCTTGCGCCAGACCTCGGCCGGGATGCGCACGGTCTGGGTCGTGCCGTCGGTGAAGTCCATCTTCAGGATCACCGGCATGACCAGGCCGCCGAGGTTGCTGAAGGTGAAATGGTAGAAGTTGTCGGTGACCCTCACGGCCTCCAGCTCTTCCGGGCTCAGCCTGGCGAGGGCCTCGCGGCTCTTCTTGCGGTCGGCCTCGGTGACGGTGAACTCGGTGGTGCTGTCGTAGAGATCCCGCACCTTCGGATCGAGCTCGACCACGGTCGGATCGGTGTTGCGCAGGTTGGTCAGGCCGATCGGGTCCTGCTTGGCGCGCTCTTCCTTCAGGGCCTTCTCGCGGACCGGATCGAGGGTGTCGACCCGGGCCTGGACGATCTTGTCGAGCGAGATGTCGACGTGGTCGGTCGAGTAGAACCAGCCGCGCCAGAACCAGTCGAGATCGACGCCGGAGGCCTCCTCCATGGTGCGGAAGAAGTCGTAGGGGGTCGGGCGCTTGAAGCGCCAGCGGCGGGCGTATTCCTTGAAGCTGTAGTCGAACAACTCGCGGCCCAGCACCGTCTCCCGCAGGATGACCAGGGCGGCGGCCGGCTTGCCATAGCTGTTGGAGCCGAACTGCAGCAGGCTGTCGGACTGCACCATGATCGGCACCTGGTCCTTGCTGACCATGTATTCGACGATGCTGCGCGGCTCGCCCCGGCGGGCCGGGAACTTCTCGTCCCAGCGCTGCTGGGCTTGGAACTGGAGGAAGGTGTTGAGGCCCTCGTCCATCCAGGTCCACTGGCGCTCGTCGCTGTTGACGATCATCGGGAACCAGCTGTGGCCGACCTCGTGGATGACCACGCCGATCAGGCCGTACTTGGCGCGGTCGGTGTAGGTCAGGGCCCCCGTTTTCTTGTCCTTGATCGGCCGCGGACCGTTGAAGGTGATCATCGGGTATTCCATCCCGCCGACCGGGCCGTTGACCGATTGGGCCGTGGGATAGGGATAGGGGAAGGCGAACTCGCCATAGACCTTGATGGTATGGGCGATGGCCTTGGTCGAATAGGCGTCCCACAGGGGGCGGGCTTCCTTGGGATAGAAACTCATGGCCATGACCAGCGGCTGGTCGGCGAAGTCCTGCTTCACCCCGACGGCGTCCCAGATGAACTTGCGGCTGGAGGCGAAGGCGAAGTCGCGGACGTTGTCGGCCTTGAAGCGCCAGGTCCTGGTGGCGGTCGCCTTGCCCTTTTCGGCGGCGGCGGCCTCGGCAGGGGTGACGATGTAGAGGGGTTCGGCGGCGGTCCTGGCCTTCTCGAGCCGGGCCTGCTGAGCGGCGGTCAGGACTTCGCCGGGGTTCTGCAGTTCTCCGGTCGAGGAGACGACGTGGTCGGCGGGGACGGTCAGGCTGACGTCGTAGTCTCCGAACTCGAGGGTGAACTCGCCGCCGCCGAGGAAGGCCTTGTTGTGCCAGCCCTCGTAGTCCGAATAGACGGCCAGGCGCGGAAACCACTGGGAGCCGAGGAACAGGCAGTTGCCGTCCTCGTCGGGCTTGGTGAAGCACTCGTAGCCGCCACGGCCGCCGATCACCCGCGTCTCGATCAGGGCCACGGTCCAGTCCATGGCGAAGGTGAAGCTCTGGCCGCTCTTGAGGGGCGTCGGCAGCTCGATGCGCATCAGGCTGTCGACGACGGTGAACGTCAGCGGCGTGCCGTCGGCGGCGGTGATCTTCAGGTTGCTGAAACCGCCTTCCCAGGTCTGGAAGCGCTTGGCCCGGCGAATGGCGTCGTAGGACATCGTGCCCGTGCCGGACACCGTGGCGGAGAGTTCGGAGAGGCTGTCGCGCTTGAAGCGGTTCTGGTCGAGCAGCAGCCAGATGTAGCGCATCTCGTCCGGCGAATTGTTGGCGTAGGTCACCGTGCCCGAGCCACGGATCGACCGGCCCGGCTCGTCGAGGGTGGCGGCCAGTTTGTAGTCCACCTTCTGCTGCCAGTAGCGGTAGCCCGGCGCGCCGGCGGCGTTGCGATAGTCGGTGGGGGTCGGCCAGTCCTCGCCTTCCAGCTGGCGGAACTTGTCCTCGAACGGCGCCTTGGTCTGGCGCAGGGGATCGGCATGGGCCGCGCCGGCGAAGGCCAGCAGACCGAGAACGAGCAGGATGAGACGCAATGGATTGATCCCTGAACAGACAAGCCCGAGGTCAGTTCTAGGGGGGAGGGGGCAGGCTGTCCCCGGCTGGGCGCCGGATGACAGAAGTTTAATGCAGAAAAGGCGGCCCCTTGGGACCGCCTTCGCCGCCTCTGATGATCCGCGCGGGACGCAATGTCCCGGAGGCGCCGCGGAGGGCCCCACGCCCCGGCGACCACGAGGTGGCCGCCGTTCACAGGCACTATCGGCCCGAAAACCGGCCGACTCAACCGAAGGGGACGTCGTAGCGGCCGATTTGGGGTGGTGTGTGGTATCGCCACAACGAGGCGCGAGGCGGGCGAGGTCAGCGAAAAAGCCCTATTGCCGCCCCAATCCGAGCAAGCGACGGCCACACCGCCCGATCACAGTGCCCATGTCGGCTGATCGGCCCCGGTCCGGATCCTGAACAGCCCCCCCAGCCCCCCGCATCGGAAGCTGGTCGGCCGACACCCTTCCCCCTCAAGTTTCAAATCATCCCGACTCCGGCGGACGTGCGCCGTGAGGCTCCCTTCTCCCCTGGTGGGAGAAGGTGGCGCGAAGCGCCGGATGAGGGGGCGCACCGGCTTGCGATATTGCCCGTCGCCAATTCCTCATCGCGGCTGAACGACCTGGGAGCCCCCTCATCCGTCGGCTTCGCCGACACCTTCTCCCGCGAGGGGAGAAGGGAGCCCAGAGGCGAACTCACACACGGCCGTTGATCCATTCATCTCCCTGAACGCCAGACAACGAACGTCTCAGGTTCGTTTCAGGGGTGAAATGTTGAAGTCCATCTCAGCGTTGTCACCCCGGCA
The nucleotide sequence above comes from Caulobacter sp. NIBR1757. Encoded proteins:
- a CDS encoding M1 family metallopeptidase; the encoded protein is MRLILLVLGLLAFAGAAHADPLRQTKAPFEDKFRQLEGEDWPTPTDYRNAAGAPGYRYWQQKVDYKLAATLDEPGRSIRGSGTVTYANNSPDEMRYIWLLLDQNRFKRDSLSELSATVSGTGTMSYDAIRRAKRFQTWEGGFSNLKITAADGTPLTFTVVDSLMRIELPTPLKSGQSFTFAMDWTVALIETRVIGGRGGYECFTKPDEDGNCLFLGSQWFPRLAVYSDYEGWHNKAFLGGGEFTLEFGDYDVSLTVPADHVVSSTGELQNPGEVLTAAQQARLEKARTAAEPLYIVTPAEAAAAEKGKATATRTWRFKADNVRDFAFASSRKFIWDAVGVKQDFADQPLVMAMSFYPKEARPLWDAYSTKAIAHTIKVYGEFAFPYPYPTAQSVNGPVGGMEYPMITFNGPRPIKDKKTGALTYTDRAKYGLIGVVIHEVGHSWFPMIVNSDERQWTWMDEGLNTFLQFQAQQRWDEKFPARRGEPRSIVEYMVSKDQVPIMVQSDSLLQFGSNSYGKPAAALVILRETVLGRELFDYSFKEYARRWRFKRPTPYDFFRTMEEASGVDLDWFWRGWFYSTDHVDISLDKIVQARVDTLDPVREKALKEERAKQDPIGLTNLRNTDPTVVELDPKVRDLYDSTTEFTVTEADRKKSREALARLSPEELEAVRVTDNFYHFTFSNLGGLVMPVILKMDFTDGTTQTVRIPAEVWRKNSRQVTWQFVTPKTLKSALIDPNWETADADLANNAFPRAITPLTFKPASDDPENNRMKDMGLQVTPDGLATKPAPKKD